TCGGGCAGACCGGCCTTGATCGAATCGGCATAACGTTCGCCCAGCAGTCCGTGAAGATTCTCGTCGTAGGCGTAGGACAGAAAGCCGATCAGGCGGTCTTCAAATTCGAGCGAGGCTCCAGCGTTGAACTTTCGCAAACGCCGGAACGTGGCGGTCAACGGTCCGCCTTTTGACGCCGGGAGTCTGTCCAGAAGTTTTCCGAGCAAAACGCGGATGCGCTTTGGCAAACGATCATAAAACCGGGAGAGTCGAACCGCCAGATGCCATGGGTAGCCGCAAAAAACTTCGTCGCCACCCTGCCCGCTGAGCAGCACTTTCGTGTTCTGCTGGCGCGCCGCCTGGCAAATCAAATAGCTGGTGATGGCCGCCGGGTCGGCGACCGGATCGTCCAGGTGCCAGATCACCTTCGGCAGCAGATCGACAATTTTCGGCTCCAGGATGATTTCCTGATGATCTGTTCCAAACCGGTCTGCCAGCTCGCGCGCAAAGCGGATGTCATCCGGCTGACCTTCAAAGCGCTGATCTTCACGGCGGAAACCGATGGTGAAAGTTTTGAGTCGTTCAGTTGTCAAACTGCTTGCCATTGCCAACAGGCCGCCGGAGTCAACCCCGCCGCTCAAGAACAGGCCGACCGGCACGTCGCTGATCATCTGACGGCGAACCGTTTCGTGGAGGAGGTCGCGCAACTCGCGTGTCAGGGTCCTTTCGTCCTCCGCGCAGCGGGTGTCATTATACGTCAGTTCGTAGAAACACGAAGCTGATCTTTTTCCATCGCCGAACGTCATAACGTGTGCCGGCGGAACTTTGCGCACGTGTCTGAACAAGGTCAGCGGTTCGGGGCAATAACGGAACCGGGCGTAGGCGAGAAGGGCGTCCGGATCAAGTTCCCGGTCGAGGTGTGGATCGCAGAGAAGAGACTTGATCTCGGAAGCAAACAGCAGCCGGTCGTCCTGTTCCCAATAATAGAGCGGCTTGACGCCGTAGCGGTCGCGGGCGAGATGAAGCAATTTGAGCCTGGAATCCCACAGCGCGAACGCGAAAATACCATTCAGTTTTTTGACGAGGTCGATTCCCCATTCCTCGTAGCCGTGAATCAGCACTTCGGTGTCCGTCCGGGATCGAAATTGATGGCCAGCTGCCAGGAGAAACTTGCGGAGCTCGGGAAAATTGTAAATCTCACCGTTGAAGACGACCCAGACACTTCCATCCTCGTTGGCCATTGGCTGGTGACCGGCCGGGCTCAAGTCGATGATGCTCAGGCGGCGATGGCCCAACGAAACCTGCCGGCCGGAGTGGACAAAAACTTTGGTGCCAAAATCATCCGGGCCACGATGAGAGATGACAGCCGTCATTCGACGGATCAGATCCTCGTTGGCTTCGCCCCAGATGCCTGCAATGCCGCACATGTCGGGAGTCGTGTCGCGTGACAGTCTATTTCGTGGCGAAGATAAACAGGTACCAGCCGATCCTCGCCGCCAGCAATTTCTCCACACTGAACGGGAGCCGGTTTACCAATGGATACTTGTTCAACGGAAGGTGCGCGACATTCATGCGGAGACCGCGGAAGTGCGAAAAAAGCCTGTTCGCCTCCGGCCTGGTGAAAGCAAATGCGACGGGGCATTCCGGTCCATCGGTGCAGTGGTGAACGAAGTTTTCCGGTCTCAGGTAGCTCCATCCTTCCCTGAGAAAGTTATGGTAATGGATTTTCCATACCCTGTTGTCGCTGTTGCCACGCAATCCTGCAAGCGATTCGGTGAGAACTCGCTCGCGATCGCGTCGCCAGCGGCCTGCGCGCGACAATAGCTTCAAGAAAACGCGCAGTCGCATGAAACTCATGATCCGAACGTAATAATTAAAGCTGTGCCTGTGATAGAGCATGATGATTGCGTGCCCGTCCGGCTTGAGAACGCGATGTACCTCGTTGATGGCCGCCTGCGGGTTGGGAGTGTGATGCAGTACGCCGTGCGAGTAAACGAGATCGAAACTTGCATCCGGGAAGCTGAGTCGCTCGGCGTTCTCCTTTTGGAACGAGCCGCCCAGTCCAAGGGCTGCGAAATGCTTTCGCGTGGCCTCCAGCGCCGCCTCGGTCAAATCGACGCCCGTGTAGCAAGCAC
This region of Candidatus Angelobacter sp. genomic DNA includes:
- the asnB gene encoding asparagine synthase (glutamine-hydrolyzing); amino-acid sequence: MCGIAGIWGEANEDLIRRMTAVISHRGPDDFGTKVFVHSGRQVSLGHRRLSIIDLSPAGHQPMANEDGSVWVVFNGEIYNFPELRKFLLAAGHQFRSRTDTEVLIHGYEEWGIDLVKKLNGIFAFALWDSRLKLLHLARDRYGVKPLYYWEQDDRLLFASEIKSLLCDPHLDRELDPDALLAYARFRYCPEPLTLFRHVRKVPPAHVMTFGDGKRSASCFYELTYNDTRCAEDERTLTRELRDLLHETVRRQMISDVPVGLFLSGGVDSGGLLAMASSLTTERLKTFTIGFRREDQRFEGQPDDIRFARELADRFGTDHQEIILEPKIVDLLPKVIWHLDDPVADPAAITSYLICQAARQQNTKVLLSGQGGDEVFCGYPWHLAVRLSRFYDRLPKRIRVLLGKLLDRLPASKGGPLTATFRRLRKFNAGASLEFEDRLIGFLSYAYDENLHGLLGERYADSIKAGLPERTHRDLLKKSDGWHYIDRMLHLDMGTFLPSLNLAYTDKTSMAFGVEVRVPYIDNEVVDFMSSVAPGLKMRGSTRKYLMKRALRGLLPAHILNRKKAGFGAPIRTWIVSDLKEMIGDLLCESNLKRRGFFNPDYVHRLIQENASGRHDYNYLIYILLNFELWCRVYLDKQAP
- a CDS encoding class I SAM-dependent methyltransferase, with translation MEARPSVANVHSFWNTEACGSHFVRDYASEKEFFEKFREHRYRTEWHIPLLVPFTESKGKKVLEIGTGNGADGAMFALNGACYTGVDLTEAALEATRKHFAALGLGGSFQKENAERLSFPDASFDLVYSHGVLHHTPNPQAAINEVHRVLKPDGHAIIMLYHRHSFNYYVRIMSFMRLRVFLKLLSRAGRWRRDRERVLTESLAGLRGNSDNRVWKIHYHNFLREGWSYLRPENFVHHCTDGPECPVAFAFTRPEANRLFSHFRGLRMNVAHLPLNKYPLVNRLPFSVEKLLAARIGWYLFIFATK